A single genomic interval of Lathyrus oleraceus cultivar Zhongwan6 chromosome 7, CAAS_Psat_ZW6_1.0, whole genome shotgun sequence harbors:
- the LOC127107380 gene encoding uncharacterized protein LOC127107380 — MAGYRWIRPEVYPLFAAIGTVVGICAMQLVRNICTNPEVRVNKANRKAGVLENYSEGEGYAEHRFRKFVRTRPPQVMPSVNKFFSEPDL, encoded by the exons ATGGCTGGTTACAGATGGATAAGGCCCGAG GTATATCCACTATTTGCTGCAATTGGTACTGTTGTTGGAATATGCGCCATGCAACTTGTTAGGAACATATGCACCAATCCTGAAGTCAG GGTAAACAAAGCGAACAGGAAGGCTGGTGTGCTTGAGAACTATTCTGAGGGTGAGGGATATGCTGAACACAGATTCAGAAAATTTGTCCGAACTAGGCCACCTCAGGTTATGCCGTCTGTCAACAAGTTCTTCTCTGAGCCCGATTTGTAA